One region of Cydia pomonella isolate Wapato2018A chromosome 25, ilCydPomo1, whole genome shotgun sequence genomic DNA includes:
- the LOC133531613 gene encoding non-structural maintenance of chromosomes element 4 homolog A, whose amino-acid sequence MSKRKDKSNSGSSSSVTTRSRMSMDRKVQYRNFLEGFSKLELEGASMDEKMEYTSNVIKEADALLQQGSMEDRVKNPTESFLASRVLRAASQMAATCAAGVSGAVHVYDRRELAAHIKEKPEFWSVLFPLEAPATCSLFGAFDAAPPEERPRPGRRRAERQALAEKKAPANVDKMDKTEEGAEMVSRVKRFVTKTFERTGAPLSYFHTVLDPGSFARSVENVYHLSFLVREGAVSCHVDEEHGLPFIAPVAEKARGGQAKEHQFIVSLDMQRWQELIKAFNIEQPMMVLRRQ is encoded by the exons atgaGCAAGAGAAAGGACAAGAGCAATTCCGGGTCGAGCTCGTCGGTGACGACGCGGAGCAGGATGAGCATGGACAGAAAAGTTCAGTACCGGAATTTCCTTGAAGGGTTCTCAAAACTCG AACTGGAAGGGGCCAGTATGGATGAGAAGATGGAGTACACATCCAACGTCATCAAGGAGGCCGACGCGCTGCTCCAGCAGGGCTCCATGGAGGACCGAGTCAAGAACCCAA CGGAGAGTTTCCTAGCGTCGCGGGTGCTGCGAGCGGCCAGCCAGATGGCGGCCACGTGCGCCGCCGGCGTGTCCGGCGCCGTGCACGTGTACGACCGTCGGGAGCTCGCCGCGCACATC AAAGAGAAACCTGAATTCTGGAGCGTCCTGTTCCCGCTGGAGGCTCCCGCTACCTGCTCGCTGTTCGGGGCCTTCGACGCCGCGCCGCCGGAGGAGCGCCCGCGGCCCGGCAGGAGGAGGGCGGAGCGCCAGGCCCTGGCGGAGAAGAAGGCGCCGGCCAATGTGGACAA AATGGACAAGACAGAGGAAGGCGCAGAAATGGTATCCCGCGTGAAACGCTTCGTGACCAAGACCTTCGAGCGCACCGGCGCGCCGCTCAGCTACTTCCACACCGTGCTCGACCCGGGCAGCTTCGCCCGGTCTGTGGAGAACGTGTACCATCTGTCCTTCTTGGTCAGGGAGGGCGCTGTGTCCTGCCATGTCG ATGAAGAGCACGGGCTGCCCTTCATAGCGCCCGTCGCGGAGAAGGCCCGCGGCGGCCAAGCCAAGGAACACCAGTTCATAGTGAGCCTGGACATGCAGCGGTGGCAG